Proteins encoded together in one Anoxybacillus flavithermus window:
- a CDS encoding antibiotic biosynthesis monooxygenase family protein produces the protein MYVFMTNGTIDYLQRLRSQYANERMLLVYDEDNGMLIHETEGTSVFHEPRPYEVLDAVGPLGGSFVVCNNIPVTDEGRPLFEHRFQQRARLIEKEPGFVAIRVLRPLKSDTYVIMTMWENESAFRRWQQSKAYEKAHEKRGTEKAIDQQRSIFPRPSYVTTYAVVKEG, from the coding sequence GTGTACGTATTTATGACAAATGGCACAATCGACTATTTGCAACGATTGCGTAGCCAATATGCAAATGAGCGTATGTTGCTTGTATACGATGAAGACAATGGTATGCTTATTCACGAAACAGAAGGAACAAGCGTCTTTCACGAGCCGCGTCCATACGAAGTACTTGATGCGGTTGGCCCATTAGGTGGATCATTTGTTGTTTGCAATAATATTCCTGTTACTGATGAAGGAAGACCGTTATTTGAACATCGTTTTCAACAACGGGCGCGCTTAATTGAAAAAGAGCCTGGATTTGTCGCCATTCGCGTGTTACGTCCGTTAAAAAGCGATACATACGTCATTATGACGATGTGGGAAAATGAAAGTGCCTTTCGTCGTTGGCAACAGTCTAAAGCTTACGAAAAAGCGCATGAAAAACGTGGCACAGAAAAAGCAATCGATCAACAACGGTCCATTTTTCCGCGTCCATCCTATGTGACAACATATGCAGTTGTAAAAGAAGGCTGA
- a CDS encoding rhodanese-like domain-containing protein yields MGTWINVVLIILLIYFVAAKILAKNGFERVVNVRGGMNAWNG; encoded by the coding sequence ATGGGTACATGGATTAATGTCGTTCTCATCATTTTGCTTATTTATTTTGTTGCGGCAAAAATATTAGCGAAAAATGGATTTGAGCGCGTCGTGAACGTGCGCGGCGGCATGAACGCTTGGAATGGATAA
- a CDS encoding M20 family metallopeptidase yields MKTLLFAKLREYYDEMVTIRRYLHQHPELSFQEYKTAAYIANYYKQLGIPVRTNVGGNGIVATIHGQQGGKTVALRADFDALPIQDEKDVPYKSTVPGVMHACGHDGHTATLLVLAKALYELREHWRGTIVCIHQHAEEYAPGGAKAMIEDGCLEGVDAIFGTHIWATAPTGVIQYRTGPIMAAADRFQVVIRGSGGHGAEPHKTKDAIVTASQLVLHLQQIVSRRVNPLEPAVVSIGSFVSDNAFNVIADRATLIGTVRTFSEQVRDDIEQEIEQIVKGTCIANGCTYEYTYTRGYPPVVNHEEETKFLASIAHEIDEVTDVVEIPPHMGGEDFAYYLQRVKGTFFFTGAKAETTTIAYPHHHPKFDFDERAMLIAAKTLGLAAIQYTEK; encoded by the coding sequence GTGAAAACATTACTATTTGCTAAGCTTCGTGAATATTACGACGAAATGGTTACGATTCGCCGTTATTTGCATCAACATCCCGAACTATCGTTTCAAGAGTATAAAACAGCCGCATATATTGCCAATTACTATAAACAACTTGGCATTCCTGTGCGAACAAATGTTGGAGGAAACGGGATCGTCGCAACTATTCATGGCCAACAAGGCGGAAAAACAGTAGCGCTTCGGGCGGATTTTGACGCCCTTCCGATTCAAGATGAAAAAGATGTACCATATAAATCAACCGTCCCAGGTGTCATGCACGCATGTGGACACGATGGGCATACGGCCACGCTTCTCGTTCTTGCCAAAGCGCTATATGAATTACGTGAACATTGGAGAGGTACGATTGTTTGCATCCATCAACATGCAGAAGAATACGCGCCAGGCGGGGCAAAGGCGATGATTGAAGACGGCTGTTTAGAAGGAGTAGATGCCATTTTCGGCACACATATATGGGCGACAGCGCCAACAGGTGTCATTCAATATCGGACAGGACCGATTATGGCAGCGGCAGACCGATTCCAAGTCGTCATCCGAGGTTCTGGCGGTCACGGAGCAGAGCCGCACAAAACAAAAGATGCAATCGTTACCGCCTCGCAACTCGTACTACATTTGCAGCAAATCGTTAGCCGTCGCGTCAATCCGCTTGAACCTGCTGTCGTCTCTATCGGCTCTTTCGTTTCCGACAACGCATTTAACGTCATCGCCGATCGCGCCACATTAATCGGAACAGTGCGAACATTTTCTGAGCAAGTACGTGACGATATTGAACAAGAAATTGAGCAAATTGTTAAAGGTACATGCATCGCCAACGGTTGTACGTATGAATACACGTACACCCGCGGTTATCCGCCTGTTGTGAACCATGAAGAAGAAACGAAATTTCTCGCCTCTATCGCCCATGAAATAGATGAAGTCACCGACGTCGTCGAAATTCCTCCGCATATGGGCGGAGAAGATTTCGCCTATTATTTACAACGTGTAAAAGGAACGTTTTTCTTTACAGGGGCAAAAGCCGAAACAACAACAATCGCTTATCCGCATCATCATCCGAAATTTGACTTTGATGAACGTGCGATGCTTATTGCAGCGAAAACACTCGGTCTTGCAGCCATTCAATATACGGAAAAGTAA
- a CDS encoding ABC transporter permease, whose product MIDGQQLWKKRMIAHLAEVRRYGRYMFNDHLLLVLFIGIGASAVFYKRAVDELVSFPYAVVASLLLAFAVTQGGVRTFVKEADAVFFLPIERRLRPYFWRAAVYSFFLHLYVSFIVFVVLLPLHFQFSSQPLFIVLLTIVFLTGWNMFVQWQEEARIGRDHFHTFVRFLTNAAFFYFLFLQQYVWMFVPLLFMVILARYVERKGRKNGLQWEQLLADERRRMQAFYRLAHAFVDVPHMKHTVKKRTSLRFLFRLFDRWHMRPYTYLYVRTFFRAGDYFGLFVRLTVIGSVFIFTLPRGVEWFALLCSYATAVQLLSLRLHHRGHPLLSLYPISSVEAHRSFMSVLLTIGVNQAFIFGMVAYIAHGVFTMLSTFFIVFICYGVVMFYVGKKGAA is encoded by the coding sequence ATGATTGATGGACAGCAGTTATGGAAAAAGCGGATGATTGCTCATCTCGCCGAGGTGAGACGGTACGGTCGTTATATGTTCAACGATCATTTGTTGCTTGTCTTATTTATCGGAATCGGGGCAAGTGCGGTATTTTATAAGCGAGCAGTTGATGAACTGGTGTCTTTTCCTTATGCTGTTGTTGCTTCGCTTCTGCTCGCTTTTGCGGTGACGCAAGGTGGAGTGCGGACGTTTGTTAAAGAAGCAGATGCGGTATTTTTTCTTCCGATCGAGCGACGGCTTCGTCCGTATTTTTGGCGTGCTGCGGTGTACAGCTTCTTTCTGCATTTGTACGTTTCGTTTATTGTATTTGTCGTCCTTTTGCCTTTGCATTTTCAATTTTCATCGCAGCCGTTGTTTATCGTCTTGTTGACGATTGTGTTTTTAACAGGATGGAATATGTTCGTTCAATGGCAAGAGGAGGCACGAATTGGGCGAGATCATTTTCATACGTTTGTTCGCTTTTTAACGAATGCAGCGTTTTTTTATTTTTTATTTCTCCAACAATATGTGTGGATGTTTGTCCCTTTGCTGTTTATGGTTATCCTTGCGCGATACGTGGAGCGAAAAGGACGCAAAAATGGGCTTCAATGGGAGCAATTGCTTGCTGATGAACGGCGACGAATGCAAGCGTTTTATCGGCTCGCCCACGCGTTTGTTGATGTTCCTCACATGAAACATACGGTGAAAAAACGAACGTCACTTCGTTTCCTTTTCCGTTTGTTCGATCGTTGGCATATGCGACCGTATACGTATTTGTATGTACGTACATTTTTCCGTGCGGGCGATTATTTCGGTTTGTTCGTTCGCTTGACTGTGATCGGTAGCGTCTTTATTTTTACATTGCCTCGCGGTGTGGAGTGGTTTGCTCTTTTATGTTCGTATGCAACAGCGGTACAATTGCTTTCGCTTCGCTTGCACCATCGCGGGCATCCGCTTCTCTCCCTTTATCCGATCTCGTCTGTTGAGGCGCACCGATCGTTTATGAGTGTGTTATTGACTATTGGGGTGAATCAAGCGTTTATTTTTGGTATGGTTGCATATATCGCTCATGGCGTTTTCACTATGTTATCGACGTTTTTCATTGTTTTCATATGCTACGGTGTGGTTATGTTCTATGTCGGAAAAAAAGGAGCGGCTTGA
- a CDS encoding ABC transporter ATP-binding protein translates to MMALLQVQHIFGGYTNKDILDDVSFTVQKGEVVALIGLNGAGKSTTIKHIIGLMQPRKGTITINGMTFQDDPQAYRTQFTYIPEMPALYEELTLEEHLRLTAMAYGVTDRAYEQRVPQLLKAFRLEKKLSSFPAFFSKGMKQKVMIMCAFLVDVPLYIIDEPFVGLDPLAIQALLQLIEERKKEGAGVLLSTHILATAERYCDSFIILHDGQVKASGSLPMLQEQLHMPHATLDDIYIELTKEETNDD, encoded by the coding sequence ATGATGGCACTATTACAAGTTCAGCATATATTCGGGGGCTATACGAACAAAGATATTTTAGATGACGTATCGTTTACCGTGCAAAAAGGGGAAGTTGTCGCGCTGATCGGGTTAAATGGAGCAGGAAAAAGTACGACAATTAAACATATTATCGGATTGATGCAACCGCGTAAAGGAACAATTACAATAAACGGTATGACGTTTCAAGATGATCCACAAGCATATCGCACACAATTTACATACATTCCGGAAATGCCTGCGCTATACGAAGAATTGACGCTTGAAGAACATTTACGTCTCACCGCCATGGCGTATGGTGTGACGGATCGAGCATACGAACAGCGCGTGCCACAGTTGTTGAAGGCGTTTCGGCTTGAGAAAAAGTTAAGTTCGTTTCCTGCATTTTTTTCAAAAGGAATGAAACAAAAAGTAATGATTATGTGCGCTTTTTTAGTCGATGTACCGCTTTATATTATTGATGAACCATTTGTTGGATTAGATCCGCTCGCCATTCAAGCGCTACTTCAGCTTATTGAGGAAAGAAAAAAGGAGGGAGCGGGTGTGCTGTTGTCGACGCACATTTTAGCGACAGCCGAGCGGTATTGTGATTCGTTTATCATTTTACATGATGGGCAAGTGAAAGCAAGCGGATCATTGCCAATGCTTCAAGAGCAGTTACATATGCCTCATGCTACGCTTGATGATATATATATCGAATTAACGAAGGAAGAGACGAACGATGATTGA
- a CDS encoding HIT family protein — MSDCIFCKIINGDIPCAKVFENEHVIAFLDISQVTKGHTLVVPKIHKENIYELTPELAQRVFEVVPTIANAIREQFSPEGINILNNNGEIAGQTVFHYHMHIIPRYSKGDGFGAVWKSNQSNYTFDELQHIAAQIKQAL, encoded by the coding sequence ATGAGCGACTGTATTTTTTGTAAAATTATAAACGGCGACATTCCTTGTGCAAAAGTATTTGAAAATGAACATGTCATCGCCTTTTTAGACATTAGTCAAGTGACAAAGGGGCATACGCTCGTTGTACCGAAAATACATAAAGAAAACATTTACGAGCTAACACCTGAACTTGCGCAACGTGTATTTGAAGTTGTTCCTACAATCGCCAACGCGATTCGTGAACAGTTTTCCCCAGAAGGCATCAATATTTTAAACAACAACGGAGAAATTGCAGGCCAAACCGTTTTCCATTATCATATGCATATCATTCCGCGGTACAGTAAAGGAGACGGATTTGGAGCTGTGTGGAAATCCAATCAAAGCAACTATACGTTTGATGAGTTACAACACATCGCTGCACAAATCAAACAAGCTTTATGA
- a CDS encoding peptidylprolyl isomerase: protein MKKWTVAMSTAAMLALSACNNGSEVVVETKEGNITKEELYNEMKERYGKDVLRDLVHEKVLSKKFKVTDEELNNEIENLKEMYGTQYDLAVQQNGEEAIRDMVKLDLLRQKAAMEDMKVTDEELKKYYNEYKPKVKASHILVDDEKTAKEIKAKLEKGEDFAKLAKEYSKDTGSAQNGGDLGWFGPGKMVEEFEKAAYALKVGEISDPVKTQFGYHIIKVTDKEEKKSFDEMKEEIEFEVKKSKLDTSKVQSKLDELMKEANVDIKDKSLKDALKSE from the coding sequence ATGAAAAAATGGACAGTTGCCATGTCGACGGCAGCGATGCTTGCGCTTTCGGCTTGCAATAACGGATCAGAAGTTGTTGTTGAAACGAAGGAAGGCAACATTACAAAGGAAGAATTGTACAACGAAATGAAAGAACGTTACGGCAAAGACGTGTTACGCGATCTCGTACATGAGAAAGTGTTAAGTAAAAAGTTTAAAGTAACGGATGAAGAGCTAAATAACGAGATCGAAAATTTAAAAGAAATGTACGGTACGCAATATGATTTAGCGGTGCAGCAAAATGGCGAAGAAGCGATTCGCGATATGGTAAAGCTTGATTTGTTGCGCCAGAAAGCAGCGATGGAAGACATGAAAGTAACCGATGAAGAATTGAAAAAATACTACAATGAATATAAGCCGAAAGTGAAAGCAAGCCACATTTTAGTCGACGATGAAAAAACAGCAAAAGAAATTAAAGCAAAGTTAGAAAAAGGTGAAGACTTTGCGAAATTAGCAAAAGAATATTCAAAAGATACAGGTTCAGCACAAAATGGCGGCGATTTAGGCTGGTTTGGTCCTGGAAAAATGGTGGAAGAGTTTGAAAAGGCAGCGTATGCGTTAAAAGTCGGTGAAATTAGTGATCCAGTGAAAACACAATTTGGCTACCATATCATTAAAGTAACGGATAAAGAAGAGAAAAAGTCATTTGACGAAATGAAAGAAGAAATTGAATTCGAAGTGAAAAAAAGCAAACTCGATACATCGAAAGTACAATCGAAGCTTGATGAGCTGATGAAAGAAGCAAATGTCGACATTAAAGACAAATCGTTAAAAGACGCATTAAAAAGCGAGTAA
- a CDS encoding YjcZ family sporulation protein produces the protein MGAGAGYANGFALIVVLFILLIIVGAAWLY, from the coding sequence ATGGGTGCAGGAGCAGGTTATGCAAACGGGTTTGCGTTAATCGTTGTGTTGTTTATTTTATTAATTATCGTTGGTGCCGCTTGGTTATACTAA
- a CDS encoding YhaI family protein, with amino-acid sequence MSIEQRIEKLEYYCSLMLDMIAPEKKPFYALVIRYGLTKEEVESILRLCEQLSEQYKQQKEEGFVIFTSLFTQFANALHPNLPLAETIDALKQQQLFVPLMTEFQRLLHTLNE; translated from the coding sequence ATGAGCATTGAACAACGTATTGAAAAGCTGGAGTATTACTGTTCGCTCATGTTAGACATGATCGCACCGGAAAAAAAGCCGTTTTACGCGCTCGTCATCCGTTATGGCTTAACAAAAGAAGAAGTGGAAAGCATATTGCGCCTGTGCGAACAACTAAGCGAGCAATATAAACAACAAAAAGAGGAAGGTTTCGTCATCTTCACCTCGCTTTTTACACAGTTTGCGAATGCGCTTCATCCGAACCTTCCCCTTGCTGAGACGATTGATGCGTTAAAACAACAACAGCTATTCGTTCCGCTTATGACAGAGTTTCAACGTTTATTACATACGCTCAACGAATGA
- a CDS encoding HTH-type transcriptional regulator Hpr, whose amino-acid sequence MKSTGRHYSVKEAMLFSQRVAQLSKALWKSIEKDWQQWIKPFDLNINEHHILWIAYHLKGASISEIAKFGVMHVSTAFNFSKKLEERGLLSFSKKEDDKRNTYIELTEKGEEVLLKLMESYDPKRTSVLQGIQPLYELYGKFPEMLEVMCMIRNVYGDDFMEIFERSFQNIEQEFVEESGKLKKKDEQQKEVASFVERM is encoded by the coding sequence ATGAAAAGCACGGGACGACATTATTCTGTTAAAGAGGCGATGTTATTTAGTCAAAGGGTTGCCCAGTTAAGTAAAGCGTTATGGAAATCAATCGAAAAAGATTGGCAACAATGGATTAAACCGTTTGATTTAAACATTAACGAGCATCATATTTTGTGGATTGCCTACCATTTGAAAGGGGCTTCCATTTCTGAAATCGCCAAGTTTGGTGTCATGCACGTATCGACGGCATTTAACTTTTCAAAAAAATTAGAGGAACGTGGCTTGTTGTCGTTTTCGAAAAAAGAAGACGATAAACGAAATACGTACATTGAACTGACGGAAAAAGGAGAAGAAGTTTTATTAAAATTAATGGAGTCGTACGATCCAAAACGGACGTCTGTGCTCCAAGGCATTCAACCTTTATATGAATTGTATGGTAAATTTCCAGAAATGTTAGAAGTGATGTGTATGATCCGAAATGTGTACGGGGACGATTTTATGGAAATTTTCGAACGTTCTTTTCAAAACATCGAGCAAGAGTTTGTTGAAGAAAGCGGGAAGTTAAAAAAGAAAGATGAGCAGCAAAAAGAAGTAGCTTCATTCGTTGAGCGTATGTAA
- a CDS encoding tryptophan transporter, protein MNTRTLVLLSLFVGIGAVLHTVIPGFFFGMKPDMMLTMMFLGIMLFPNKTAVSLLAIATGIISGVTTSFPGGFIPNIVDKVVTAAIFFGLFTLLKAKATPIKAALLTAVGTFISGATFLAVALIIVGLPGGATFGGLFIAVVIPTAFVNTIAMIVIYPIVQSLMRRTYTVPQQ, encoded by the coding sequence ATGAATACGAGAACGTTAGTATTGTTGTCGCTTTTTGTAGGCATTGGCGCAGTGTTGCATACGGTTATTCCGGGGTTTTTCTTCGGGATGAAGCCAGATATGATGTTGACGATGATGTTTTTAGGCATTATGCTTTTTCCGAACAAAACAGCCGTTAGTTTATTAGCTATTGCCACAGGCATTATTTCTGGAGTGACAACGAGTTTCCCAGGAGGGTTTATCCCGAACATCGTTGATAAAGTTGTGACGGCTGCGATCTTTTTCGGCTTGTTTACGTTACTAAAGGCGAAAGCGACGCCAATAAAGGCGGCATTGCTTACGGCTGTGGGCACGTTCATTTCCGGTGCGACGTTTTTAGCTGTTGCGCTAATCATTGTTGGGTTGCCGGGAGGAGCAACGTTTGGCGGGCTGTTTATCGCTGTTGTCATTCCGACAGCGTTTGTCAATACGATTGCAATGATCGTCATTTATCCGATCGTACAGTCGCTCATGAGACGAACATATACAGTTCCGCAACAATAA
- the serC gene encoding 3-phosphoserine/phosphohydroxythreonine transaminase, translated as MKRAYNFNAGPSALPLAVLERAQKELLNFQQTGMSIMELSHRSKEYDAVHERAETLLRKLMNIPDTHDVLFLQGGASLQFSMVPMNLLKEGEVGNYVLTDSWSDKAMKEAKKVGATHVAASSKEEQYTYIPTNIELSERAAYLHITSNNTIAGTQWREFPNVAVDLIADMSSDILSRNIDVSRFALIYAGAQKNLGPSGVTVVIIRKDLLAKGDDHLPTMLNYRTYSESRSLYNTPPTFAIYMLSLVLEWVEEQGGVQAIEKKNAEKAAILYRCIDESEGFYKGHAKKESRSHMNVTFTLPNEELTKKFLAEAKEKGLIGLAGHRSVGGCRASIYNAVDMEACEVLVQFMETFRKNIF; from the coding sequence GTGAAGCGAGCGTACAATTTTAACGCAGGACCATCTGCTTTGCCGCTTGCTGTGTTAGAGCGGGCGCAAAAAGAATTGCTCAACTTTCAACAAACAGGTATGTCTATTATGGAGTTAAGCCATCGAAGCAAAGAATATGATGCGGTGCATGAGCGCGCAGAAACGTTGTTGCGCAAACTGATGAACATTCCTGATACGCATGATGTGCTTTTTTTACAAGGAGGAGCTAGTTTGCAATTTTCGATGGTGCCGATGAACTTGTTAAAAGAAGGGGAAGTCGGTAACTATGTGTTAACAGACTCATGGTCGGATAAAGCGATGAAAGAAGCGAAAAAAGTAGGGGCAACGCACGTGGCAGCTTCGTCGAAAGAAGAACAATATACATATATTCCGACGAATATCGAATTGTCTGAACGCGCTGCGTATTTGCACATTACATCAAACAACACGATTGCAGGGACACAATGGCGTGAATTTCCTAATGTAGCTGTCGATTTAATTGCAGATATGTCGAGCGATATTTTAAGCCGCAATATTGATGTAAGCCGTTTTGCTCTTATTTATGCGGGGGCGCAGAAAAATTTAGGCCCTTCAGGCGTGACGGTTGTCATCATTCGGAAAGATTTGCTCGCAAAAGGAGACGATCATTTGCCGACAATGTTAAACTATCGCACATATAGCGAAAGCCGTTCGTTATATAACACGCCACCAACGTTTGCGATTTATATGTTATCGCTCGTTCTTGAATGGGTAGAGGAACAAGGTGGTGTTCAAGCGATTGAAAAGAAAAATGCGGAAAAAGCTGCGATATTGTACCGTTGTATTGATGAAAGTGAAGGTTTTTACAAAGGGCATGCAAAAAAAGAAAGCCGCTCGCATATGAACGTAACGTTTACGTTGCCGAATGAGGAGCTTACAAAGAAGTTTTTAGCGGAAGCGAAAGAAAAAGGATTGATTGGATTAGCTGGTCATCGATCTGTCGGTGGATGCCGGGCATCTATTTATAACGCAGTAGATATGGAAGCGTGTGAAGTACTTGTACAGTTTATGGAAACGTTCCGAAAAAATATTTTTTGA